From bacterium, the proteins below share one genomic window:
- a CDS encoding energy-coupling factor transporter ATPase, giving the protein MSDPLIACRGLCHTYLRGTPMEAAALDGVTLEIRPGEMVAIIGPTGSGKSTLIQHFNGLLRPTAGEVRISGEDLWAPRADRRRARQQIGLVFQFPEYQLFEETVRKDVAFGPKNLGLPAETIAARVDEALRAVGLDPGRFGDRSPFTLSGGEMRRVALAGVLAMRPGALVLDEPTAGLDPRGKEELLERIAALHRKGLTLVIVTHSMDEAALLAGRIVVMDAGRVMLDGPPHEVFAREDDLRRIGLALPQAARLVRLLRDRGMPVGDAITIAEARQAIMAAVREMGSGAH; this is encoded by the coding sequence ATGTCTGACCCACTGATCGCCTGCCGCGGGCTCTGCCACACCTACCTGCGGGGGACGCCGATGGAGGCCGCGGCCCTGGACGGGGTCACACTTGAAATCCGTCCCGGAGAGATGGTGGCAATCATCGGCCCGACCGGGTCCGGTAAGTCCACGCTGATACAGCACTTCAACGGACTGCTGCGTCCGACTGCCGGCGAGGTTAGGATCTCCGGGGAGGATCTCTGGGCGCCGCGCGCCGATCGTCGCCGGGCCCGGCAGCAGATCGGGCTGGTTTTTCAGTTCCCCGAGTATCAACTTTTCGAGGAGACCGTGCGGAAGGACGTCGCCTTCGGGCCCAAGAACCTGGGGCTGCCCGCCGAGACGATCGCCGCGAGGGTGGACGAGGCCCTCCGAGCGGTCGGGCTCGATCCGGGGCGGTTTGGCGATCGCTCCCCGTTCACCCTCTCGGGAGGTGAGATGCGGCGCGTCGCGCTGGCAGGCGTCTTGGCGATGCGCCCTGGTGCCCTGGTCCTGGACGAGCCCACTGCCGGGCTGGATCCGCGGGGCAAGGAGGAGCTGCTCGAGCGCATAGCCGCGCTGCACCGGAAGGGCCTGACGCTGGTGATCGTCACGCACAGCATGGACGAGGCCGCCCTACTGGCCGGCCGCATCGTGGTGATGGACGCCGGCCGGGTGATGCTGGACGGTCCCCCCCATGAGGTCTTCGCCCGAGAAGACGATCTCCGGCGCATAGGGCTTGCGTTGCCGCAGGCCGCGCGCCTGGTGCGGTTGCTGCGCGATCGCGGGATGCCGGTTGGTGATGCGATCACGATCGCGGAGGCACGGCAGGCCATCATGGCTGCCGTGCGGGAGATGGGCAGTGGAGCTCACTAG
- a CDS encoding energy-coupling factor transporter transmembrane component T has translation MELTRYITVGQYLPRSSPLHNLDPRTKILATTALMVTLFLIPSFAGLGLLAAGLLALLVLGQIPLGYALRGLRPIAVLLLLTVFLNTFFGGGEGGRTLFQAGPLVATEEGFRRALFVGLRFILLVTAATLLTFVTSPVELTDGLEWLLRPFRRVGVPAHELAMMMSIALRFIPTLLEETEKIMKAQMARGAEFGQGSILRRARAFVPVLVPLLISAFRRSEELALAMEARCYRGGEGRTRMKELRWRIADLVAGAFVIAVSTVLVRLR, from the coding sequence GTGGAGCTCACTAGGTACATTACGGTCGGGCAGTATCTCCCGCGATCATCGCCGCTGCATAACCTGGATCCACGTACGAAGATCCTGGCAACGACGGCGCTGATGGTCACCCTGTTCCTCATTCCCTCCTTCGCGGGCCTGGGGCTGCTGGCCGCGGGACTTCTGGCGCTGCTGGTGCTGGGCCAGATCCCGCTCGGGTACGCGCTGAGAGGCCTGCGGCCGATCGCCGTGCTGCTGCTGCTGACGGTTTTCCTCAACACCTTCTTTGGCGGTGGAGAAGGGGGGCGCACCCTGTTCCAGGCCGGCCCGCTGGTCGCGACGGAGGAGGGATTCAGGCGCGCTCTTTTTGTGGGACTCCGATTCATCCTGCTGGTGACCGCGGCCACGCTGCTGACGTTCGTCACCTCGCCGGTGGAGTTGACCGACGGTTTGGAGTGGCTGCTGCGCCCGTTTCGTCGCGTAGGGGTGCCCGCGCACGAGCTGGCCATGATGATGTCCATCGCGCTCCGTTTCATCCCGACCCTGCTGGAGGAGACCGAGAAGATCATGAAGGCCCAGATGGCGCGGGGGGCGGAGTTCGGCCAGGGATCGATACTCCGCCGGGCCCGGGCCTTCGTGCCGGTTCTGGTGCCGCTGCTGATCAGCGCCTTCCGCCGCTCCGAGGAGCTGGCCCTGGCGATGGAGGCGCGCTGCTATCGGGGAGGAGAGGGGCGCACGCGGATGAAGGAGCTGCGCTGGCGAATCGCGGACCTGGTGGCCGGCGCTTTCGTGATCGCCGTCTCCACAGTCCTGGTGAGGTTGCGGTAG
- the truA gene encoding tRNA pseudouridine(38-40) synthase TruA — translation MRTLALLIEYDGTRYAGWQRQGSTPTIQGAIEAASGSILSEPCRVIGSGRTDAGVHALGQVAHLSTRSALPVERIRTGLNALLPDDIVIRDVLEVAPAFHARYDARLRIYRYAILARPRSSALLRRYTHHIVAPLDLDAMRAGAAALVGRHDFTAFRVVGTATASALCTVRAVRVERRGDLVTVTVAADRFLRQMVRLIVGSLVAVGRGARPPEAIAAILASGDNQRAGPAMPPCGLYLRRVIYGPEHGPALSGPGSPASGAG, via the coding sequence GTGCGAACCCTCGCGCTGCTGATCGAGTACGACGGCACGCGATACGCGGGCTGGCAGCGCCAGGGCTCCACCCCCACGATCCAGGGCGCGATCGAGGCCGCATCCGGTTCGATCCTTTCGGAGCCCTGTCGGGTAATCGGCTCCGGCCGCACCGACGCGGGCGTCCACGCGCTTGGGCAGGTGGCCCACCTCTCTACCCGCAGCGCCCTGCCGGTGGAGCGCATCCGGACGGGACTGAACGCGCTGCTGCCCGACGACATCGTGATACGCGACGTGCTGGAAGTGGCGCCGGCGTTTCACGCGCGCTATGACGCGCGCCTGCGCATATACCGCTACGCGATCCTGGCCCGTCCCAGGTCCTCGGCGCTGTTGCGCCGGTACACGCACCACATCGTTGCACCCCTGGACCTCGATGCGATGCGGGCCGGCGCCGCAGCGCTGGTCGGCCGGCACGACTTCACCGCGTTCCGCGTCGTGGGAACGGCCACGGCATCCGCGCTCTGCACCGTGCGCGCCGTCAGGGTGGAGCGCCGCGGCGACCTGGTCACGGTGACGGTGGCCGCCGACCGGTTTCTGAGGCAGATGGTGCGGCTGATCGTGGGATCGCTGGTTGCGGTGGGGCGCGGTGCGCGGCCGCCCGAGGCGATCGCCGCAATTCTGGCTTCCGGGGACAACCAGCGAGCCGGCCCCGCGATGCCTCCCTGCGGTCTCTACCTCCGGCGCGTCATCTACGGGCCGGAGCACGGCCCAGCGCTGAGCGGCCCGGGATCACCGGCGAGCGGTGCGGGATAG